The nucleotide window CAAAAAGGCACTATCAGAAAGAACCCATGTTTGTTCGGAATGCAAAAGTGTTTTAGATAGAGATGAAAATGCAGCGATTAACATTTTGAGGAAAGGAATATACCAACTTTCAACTACCTTGGGGCGCAGGGAATGTGAAGCTTCAGGAGATGAAACCTCTGCTCTAATTGGAGAAATCCTGTTAAGAGCAAGTTTTGTCAATGAATGAAGAATCTTTCGACTCCGTCGATGAGAGCGTCAAGAAGAATTAAGCTTATTTCTCAAATCAACTCACCTTCCTAGTTTATGGCTAGAAGAAATCAATCAACCGAACTTGCAGAAACCTCTCTCTTTAATTACTGCGGCTGCACAAGTTTATAGTAGTCAATTGATGTTTGATGGTGCAAGATTTAATCAAATTTTAGAGACTAACACACAGCTTAAAGAAATTATTTTTAATGCAACAGAACTTCAAAAAGGTCTGGGTTTTCGCTTCCAAAAAACTCAAAGTAATCGCTCCAAGAGTGGAAATAAATATTTTCCTATCCAAAATGAGTTTTTAGGTTCTATTCGTTTAGCTGATATGGTAGCCGCTTCATCATGCTTTCCTGGGGGGTTTGAACCCCTTAAATTTCCTCAAGATTTTGATTGGCCAACAGGGAAATATAATTTGTCTAAAGTCGAAGAACTTTTTCCTCAAACAGTGGCGTTAATGGATGGGGGTTTATATGATAATCAAGGGGTTGAAGCGTTGTTACTCGCTGGCGAAAGAAAGTCTGTAAAAATTGGAACATTAATTATATCTGATACGGATAATATCCAACCACAACAAACACTATTTGAATTTCCCTCGCCTCATTTTCCCAGTTTTTTATCCTTAAAAATGATCAATATAATAGCCAAAGTCTTGTTTTTTGGGTCTTTATTTAGTGTTATTGCTCTTATCTTTAATACTATTGAGCTATTTTTTACATCAGGGATTCAATGGACTATTTTAATTTATGTTTTCGCTATTATTCCTATTGTAGGAGTAATTATTGCTTTTTTATGGATTAGGAATATTGTTAAAGACTTCAAATCTTTATTAGAAGACATAGGAATTAATCCTCAAGAACTTTGGAAGACTTTAGCTCCTCTAAAAATATCACAAGCCAAAGATTTAGGAGAGGTTCGCTTAAAATCTATTTTAGCTTTAAGTTCAGTCTTTTTAAGACGTACCCGTAGTTTAATTTATAATAAAGTTTATGAAACAAAATCAGGAAAATATAAAGATATAGTCATTACTAATTTTATCTACGATTTTTACGATGATAGTTTAGAAACAGAATCTCAAGTAGGGATTATGACTTCAGTTCCTGATGATTTTGAAATTAGTTCCATAACTCAAGAAGATAACATGAGTGTACCTATCGATTTAACTCCGTCCCTTGAGATGAAAAAATTAGCGACTAAGGTCACCCAATTTCCCACAACCTTATGGTTTGATAAAGGTAAAGAAGAACAACAATTAAAAGATCTAATTGCTTGCGGGCACTTTACCATTTGTTTTAACCTTCTTAAAAAATTTGAAAAGGTTTCTACCGGTTCACCTTTAATAGAATCAGTTAACGAACAAGCAGAAGAGGCTTGGAATAATTTTCAACAAAATCCTTATTTTTTGATAAATAGAAACAGAGAATTAACGTCCTAACTCGTGAGAGCGTTGTTTAGCTGCCATGACTGCCTCAATAATTGCCGCGCGAAAACCGGACTTTTCTAACTGAGTCACACCGGCAATAGTCGTACCTCCCGGAGAGGTGACTTGATCTTTTAATTGTGCTGGATGAAGTTTTGTCTGTTGGAGTAATTGCGCCGTCCCTAAAACCGTTTGGAGTGCCAGTTGAGCCGCAATGGGACGAGGTAACCCGGCTGCAACTCCCCCATCAGCTAACGCTTCGATCATAATGGCCACAAAAGCCGGGCCCGAACCGGATAAACCCGTCACCCCATCCATCAAACTTTCAGGCACTTCTACCACTTCTCCCACCGCCGCAAAAATTGAGCGAGCGCTCGCCAGATGTTCAGGCTCTACTTTTTTGCCGGCTGCGATCGCCGTTATGCCGGCTCCTACGGTTGCGGGAGTATTCGGCATGACTCTAATAATAGCTTGCTCTGAAAAAATAGCTTCTAAACGCTTTAAAGTCACCCCGGCTAAAATAGAAAGAATTAAGGGAGGATAACGTTTAGGAAATAAATGGGCTAAATTTTCGGCGACTTTATCTAAAATTTGGGGTTTAACGGCTAATAATAACACATCTTGAGCCGTTGTTGTCTCTCGATTATCGGAAGTAACTTGTACTTTGTAAGTTTTACGCAAAAATTCACGCCGTTGAGGCTGAGGTTCACTCACCAAAACAGCGTCAGGAGGATAAATGTTTTGTTCAATGAGACGGGAGAGGATAGCTTCTGCCATCACTCCACCCCCAATAATTCCTAGACGAATAGACACTTTTATCCTTGTGAGTTGCTAGTTGTTAGTTATCTATACCCAAATACCAGTTATCAGTTATGTTATTTTTTTCTGTTAACTGTTAACTGTTAACTGATAACTAATTTTTTTACTGAGCAATTCTACTGGCTTCTGCTCCCCACACAGGAGTTGACATAGTAGGACGAGTGGTCGCTTTTGGAGTTTCAGGAACATCATGAACAGTTCCGGTTAAGGTGCTGACTTTAACACAACTGGGAGTAAATAAGAAAATGCTCTCGCCAATGCGTTCTTGATGACCATCGATGGCATAAGTTCCGCCAGCCACAAAATCAACGGCTCTTTGTGCTTCCTCCGGATCCATGACGTTGAGATTTAAAACAACAGACTTACGCTCTCTGAGAGTTTGAATCACTTGAGGCATTTCTTCAAAAGAATGTGGTTCAATCACAACGACTTCCGCAATTCCGTTGGTGATTCCTGGCATACCTATCACATTATTCCTCGTTGTTGTTCCCATTGGTACATCTGACGTTAAATTAAGACTTTCCCGAGTCCGACGGTTTCTGATCGGTTCTTCTTCTTCTGGTGCTAACGTCTCTGATGAATTGGTTTTGGAATATCTATCATACTCCATTTCTTCGTAGTCGGTTTCGTATTCGTCGTCATGCTCGGAAATACCTACGAAATCTTTTAGCTTTGTTAAGATTGTATTCACAGTCCAGTTCCCTTCACAACTTTAGGTTTATAGTTGGTTTATTTTTAAGTTAAAGATGAATGGAATTGAAAAAATTTAGTTTTGATGGTTCATTAACCATTTAGTCTTCTGACTTTCCTTAACCCCTTTCTTTAGTACGAATAAACTGACTAAAGAATTTTATTTAGGTTTCGGTAATAGGGGGTG belongs to Gloeothece citriformis PCC 7424 and includes:
- a CDS encoding patatin-like phospholipase family protein encodes the protein MQKPLSLITAAAQVYSSQLMFDGARFNQILETNTQLKEIIFNATELQKGLGFRFQKTQSNRSKSGNKYFPIQNEFLGSIRLADMVAASSCFPGGFEPLKFPQDFDWPTGKYNLSKVEELFPQTVALMDGGLYDNQGVEALLLAGERKSVKIGTLIISDTDNIQPQQTLFEFPSPHFPSFLSLKMINIIAKVLFFGSLFSVIALIFNTIELFFTSGIQWTILIYVFAIIPIVGVIIAFLWIRNIVKDFKSLLEDIGINPQELWKTLAPLKISQAKDLGEVRLKSILALSSVFLRRTRSLIYNKVYETKSGKYKDIVITNFIYDFYDDSLETESQVGIMTSVPDDFEISSITQEDNMSVPIDLTPSLEMKKLATKVTQFPTTLWFDKGKEEQQLKDLIACGHFTICFNLLKKFEKVSTGSPLIESVNEQAEEAWNNFQQNPYFLINRNRELTS
- a CDS encoding cell division protein SepF, with protein sequence MNTILTKLKDFVGISEHDDEYETDYEEMEYDRYSKTNSSETLAPEEEEPIRNRRTRESLNLTSDVPMGTTTRNNVIGMPGITNGIAEVVVIEPHSFEEMPQVIQTLRERKSVVLNLNVMDPEEAQRAVDFVAGGTYAIDGHQERIGESIFLFTPSCVKVSTLTGTVHDVPETPKATTRPTMSTPVWGAEASRIAQ
- the proC gene encoding pyrroline-5-carboxylate reductase; the protein is MSIRLGIIGGGVMAEAILSRLIEQNIYPPDAVLVSEPQPQRREFLRKTYKVQVTSDNRETTTAQDVLLLAVKPQILDKVAENLAHLFPKRYPPLILSILAGVTLKRLEAIFSEQAIIRVMPNTPATVGAGITAIAAGKKVEPEHLASARSIFAAVGEVVEVPESLMDGVTGLSGSGPAFVAIMIEALADGGVAAGLPRPIAAQLALQTVLGTAQLLQQTKLHPAQLKDQVTSPGGTTIAGVTQLEKSGFRAAIIEAVMAAKQRSHELGR